A segment of the Butyrivibrio fibrisolvens genome:
TGCGTTTTCCTTGATCATACTCATTCTCCAACATATCATTTATCCGTACCAGCGCTGTACGGATATATAGTGTAAGAAAAATAAAAAAGGTTGGTGAAAAAAATAAAAAAATTTCAATTAAGTGACAAAGCCTATAGGGCTAGATTTTATCCTTTTTCCGCTCTAAAACAAATATAAGCATGGGGCTCTGATTAAAAAGAGCGATAGACGGGGTTCGAAGTATTGAGCCGTTACAAAATCCGCATGAATAGGAGCTTTGAGGCGTTCTCTTCTTAAAAAAGACCACTTCCAGACCACTTGTTATATCCCTGAATTGAAGGATTAGAAATATACATAAAAAATAGGACGTTGCCGTAGCACCGCCCCGTCAAAGCATTTCTGCTTTTTATGTTATCTTGATTGTAAAAAGTTCTGTTTCCAATTGTCAAGATATTTACAGTAAATTTTCTATAATTTTAATGCAAAAGGTTACAGTTCAGACCCTATCTTGAGATAAGAAGACCGGTAGACTACACTTGATTCATCAAGTCGATCTACCGGCCTTTTGTCTATCGAAGATCTTCGATACGCTGTCATACACGCTGGATTCTGGATCCTGTCTTAATGACAGAAGCATACTCATGCTCTGACAGAGGTAATCAATGCTCGCATCCGAGCGGAAACTCATGACTTGGTGCTGCTTGCGTTTATAGGCACGCAAAAGACGTTCCGCCATGTTATTGTTGTGCGGAACTCTTATATCATGTAAAAACAGCAGATGGCTGGACCTATACTTTGCCATGCGCCTGTATAAGTTATAGCCTTCCCTATAGTATTTACTGGGTGGAATATATTCGTATTCTTCTCGGGCTTCTTCCAGGATGCTGTCATATCTTTCTTCAAATTCCATGACAGTTTTTTCATCAAATCCTGTGGTTTCATCAATGCCGTTTCGGTAATGAACCATTTCCCGCAGAAGTTTATACATCTTCTTATTCCATTTCCGATCAGGCTCATTCTGTATGCTGTCTTTACAGTATCTCAGGATATGAGCGATACATTCCTGATGGCCACTGCCATAATTATAAAAGGTGGTGTCATGGTCATGGATGAATATCGCTGACTGGTTAAGGTCGACAGGGGTATCTTTTATTCCTGCATGACCTTTGTTTTCCCTGAAATAGTACTGGGCAGTCCCATCCGGAGCAGCAACAATAAATACAAATCGACTGCTTCCATTGCTTCTGGCATTGGTGTTATCTGTATGGAGTACAGGCTTCTGCATCAGTGATGCAAAAAGCTCTTTCTTTTCCTTATTCGTTTTCATGGAGAATTCTTTGGAGAGACCATTGACCATGCCTTTTGAAATGCTCAGTTTTCCGTCAGTGAGATCTGAAATAAGTTTGATGGTCTTGTCTATGGAGACGCAGCATTCATTATTAAGGATGAATGCAAGTGCTTTGACGCTGCCGCCATAGTTTACGTCATTGATATATCCTTCAGGGAACTGCGCGTGGGATCTTTCGCCCGTCTTTGAATTATAGTAGACTTCAGCAGCGTATTCGTTAACATCCAGGAAAAACCTCAGATTTATCATCTGTTTACGGATGACTTTGCCGGTTTTCTTGAAGTCAGGATCTTCAAGTACTTCTTCCGGTGGAGGCAGCATAATAACTGGCTCTGATACAGCCTGCTTTTTTCGACCGTGACCTTTGTGCCCAGGCTGACCGCCTGGACGTCTGCCGCTTTTTTCTCTGCTGTTGGATATTTTCTTGTGATTTGGAGACTGGGAAGATGGTTTAGAAGAGTTCTCATAATCTCTGTTGATCTGAGCTGTCAGTTTAAGATTCTTTCCCTGTTCTTCTTCAAGCTCAGTTTTTACTTCATATAATTCACGCCTTTGTTCAGCGACCTTGTCCAGGGCAGCATCTCGCTGCTGCTCCACCAGGATGATGCGCTTCTCGAGCGCTCTGATCCTGGCATCTTTAGCAGCGATTTCTTTCTGATGATCCTTATAGACATCTTCAATGGTGTCCCACCATTTATTTCTGACATCTATAGTCTGTGCGTGAGCCTTGGACAGCTCGACTTCAAGTTTGTGTATGTGGCATTCTTCAGTATGAAGCATACTCTTATACTGAGCATCCATCTGCAGATACTTGGATCCGTTCTTGAAGGCATCAACCTGTGCCTGAAGATTCTTGACGCGGTACTGTAGAGTTGTAATTATTTCATACTGATAGTCGTTCATAGAAGTGATTACTTAGCCTTTAACTGTTTTATTTCTGCTTTGAGAGATTTGATGAGTATTTCTTGTGCTTCACATTTCTTTTGAAGCTTTTCATATAGCTTTTTGTAGTCGGGTTCTTTTTCTTCGGTTTCCGCGGTCTTTCTATGTCTTCCATCAGTTGGAACCATTTCACCGGTTTCCGGATCAATCCTTCCGATCAGCGTTCTTTTTGCCCGGCTCTGCTTTTTTCTTTGTCCCAGTATGCCTTGGATTCATATACGTAAGTGATGCCGGTTCGTTTGTCTAACTGCTTAATTATGCCCATGGCGTTCTCCTTTCAAAGATACATCGTTACGTTTATATTATATATCATAACGATTATAAATGCAATAGAAAAACCCAGAAAAAGTAAGATTTTTTCTGGGTTTGAGACAATTTTAATATGTGATTTTTAATCGTTAGGGTTGTGCGTCAAGCTAGGGTCTGAACTGTAACTGCAAAAGCTATACGATGTGCACAAGATAGTATTTTTTGAAAAATTTTTTTGATGAGTGATAGGTTTTTTAGATGTGAATCGTATTATAGTTAGAAGGCCTTCTAAAAAATACAGAAAGAGAGTTATGTCATGGAGGAAAAAGAAGCAAGGCGGATATTGGAAACATATGCTGACATGATACTTAGGATCAGTTACAGCTACCTACGTAGGACGGTTGATGCAGAGGACATATGTCAGAATGTAATACTGAAATACCTGTCCTCCCACCAAAGATTTGATAGCCGCGAGCATGAGAAAGCCTGGATAATCAGGACTACAATCAATGCCTGCAAGGATGTGAAAAAGAGCGCTTTCTTCGTAAAGACTATCGGACTTGATGCGGTGCCGGAAAGGGCTATACCGGAGGAACCGGTATCTGTACTCACAGAAGAGCTTAAGAAGCTCCCGGCAAATTACAGGATAAGCATCCATCTCTTTTACTATGAAGGGTATACCATCAAAGAGATCGCTCAGATTCTTGGAAAAAGAGAAACTGTCGTAGCAAACTATCTCTCAAGAGGCAGAAGAAGACTTAAAGAAGCGTTATCAAAGGATTCTCGTTTTTCTCCAAAGGAAGGTGAAGCATATGAATGATCAGATTAAAGAAATCTACAACAGCTCCATGAATGAACTCCATTTCTCAGGACATACAAAAGAAAAGATGTTTCGCAATATAAGCGAACAATATTCAAGACAAAGTGGAGGAATGATTATGAAGGCAAGTTTCAGACTAAAGTCAGCAGCTATCGTTGCTGCAGCATGTGTATTGCTTGTCGGAGGTACTGCGCTGGCAGCAAGTGGAATAGTTTCGAGCATAGTAAGCCATAACAGGATTGGTAGTGAAACCACAACATATGTGGACATCTCAAAACTCGAGAATGATATAAATATGGATGTGCTTACAGTTGAGCGTTTTGATAATGGCTTCACCTTCAGAAGCGCTGAAATATTCGATATGTCAGATTACAGTGAAGATGGAGCCAAAATGGCTGATGCTTCCGGCCTAGACATCACATATTCAAAGGATGGACTACCGGATATCTACCTGGACATTGAGCCTGTCAGCACCATAAGGAATGATGAAGACACCTCAATGGAAACAAGAATGGTTGGAGATGTTGCTGTAAAATACAGCCTGGATGAATATCTTTTCCTTCCGCCTAACATGGAAGGACAGGTATCACAGGAACTCCTTGACAGGATGGAAAACGATGATCATTTCTTTATCAGCTATGGTTCAGATCAGGAAGAAACACAGATGATTACAAACCTTATATTTGATGTTAATGGCGTTCACTACTGTCTTATGACTTTCGATACAACTCTTACTGTTGATGAGCTATTCGATATGGCTGAAGAGCTTATAACTGAAGGAAAATAAAACCATAACTTCTATAGGAGAGCTGCCTGTGATGGGTGGCTCTCTTTGAAAGAGTATTTGAGTATATAGAGGGTGTTAAAAAGTGATAGATATTCGATGCCGAAGCAATGAAAAAATGATTGCAACCGTTCAGTATCGATGTTAGTATGGAAAAGGTTTTAAAAATATAGAGAAAGAGCGCTTGGCGTTAGGTAAAGGAATGATTATTAGATAATTTAGCTTGAGTGAACACGATGATTTTTTGATGGCTGCTATGCGGCTGTTTTGTGTACGCTTAAACTGGATTATCATGTATTTTTAGCCTAAACTGTCACAGTAGGTCTATTTGTGTGAGTCTATTTTGCGTATGCAGAATAGGCTTTTTTGCTGTTATAGCAGCGGAACTGGAGGCGATATATGTCGTCTGTCTTCCCCATGCTTGACAGAAATATTGTCAGGTAATGTATTCGACTTATAACATAAAATGTGTTTAACCATAATATAAAAGAGGAAATTTATGTTAAGCGTTGTAAGATAATTCATTGCAATACGGCTACATGATATTGCAATGAGCATAAGGATTCAATGAATCAATATGTGTAAGTTAGTGGTGAAATCTACTGGCTTATTTGATTACGCTTAATAATATTATGGTAAAAGCCGCATTTTATGTGGATTATTTTTGATATGTTTGATTTTATGAACCATGATATCTTGGCGTAAGATGTCATGGTTTTTTATTGTTCAAATTAGAATGATAAGCATAAATGGAGGAAAAAAGAATGTTAGATAACTTAATCATAAGAGCAGAAGAACCTGCTGATTACAAAAATACAGAACTAATGGCTATGCGCAGCTTTTTTAACAAATATGGACCTGCGGCTGATGAACAGGGTAACAGCTTTGACGCATTAATGGTTCTTCCACTTAATAATGACTTTTCAAATATCAAAGGAAAACTCATTGAGAGCAAGGACTTTGAAAAGCTTGAAGACAAAGAAAGACTTGCAAAGATCAATGAAGAGTTTCCTAAATACCGCGTAGTTAAAGTACAGGAAGGTTTTATGCAGATTTTTGAACAGCACCTTGGAGTTGTTGAAGCAGTAGAAGATGACACCTATATGGTTCGCTATTGGGAGCTTTTGATACCTGCAAAGCTGTCTGAGAACCTGGGAGGAAAACCAGAAGCCGGAAGCGATGTGCAGTTTATGTGGAATCATAAGGGAGAGTCTCAGATTACTAAGGTGTGTGAACTACTCCGACTTAATGCTACGCATTTGAAGTCGGAGCTTCCTGCTTCAACCACTACTGCATTGGCTACGATGATACGCAACTCAATGTCTTGCACAATGTCCACAGGCGTATAAGTTAGGGCTATTCCATCCCTACTGTATATTTAATTTTTAAGCTACTGCAAAAGATTCGTTTAGTATACGTAATCCCTCACGTAAGATATTAATAGCAGCGTTCTGGTCACGGCTTATTGTAAGACCGCAATCACATTTCATTGTGCGAATTGTGAGATTTTTCATCTCAGGATGTATCTTTCCACAACAATGACATATCTGTGATGATGGAAACCACTTATCTACTTTTACAAGATATTTGTTTCTTTCTGATAACTTATATTCAAGCATTGACAGAAACATACCGTATCCATTATCAAGAGTAGCTTTGCCATTACCAAAACCTTTATTTGACATAGATTTCATGTTCAGAGATTCTACGCATACAACATCGTACTGATTGGCTATCTCAGTAGATATTTTATGCAGATTATCTAATCTCTGATTAGCGATATGTCTATGTATTTTGTTTACTTTACGGAGTTGCTTTAGGTAATTATTGGATTTGATTTCATGCTTTTTAGAGCCTTGCATACGTGACAGCCTACGTTGTGATTTAGCAAGCTTATCATGGCTTTCACGATAGTATTTGTGATTTGTACCAACGTTACCATTATTATCTACATACAAACCGTCAGAAGCATAATCTAGACCAATACAGTTATTCGTGTCTGCTACATAGGTATTTATACTATCTGCAATCTCAAACAATACGGAAATATAGAACTTTCCATCAGATTCCTGTGATACAGTAGCTGATTTGACTATCCAGCTATCATTAGGCTTACGATGGATAACTGTCTTCACATGACCGATTTTAGGGAGTCTAATGCTGTTATCAGTAATGGCAACAGTACCATGCTGATTGTTTGTAGTATATGACTTACGGCTGCGTTTTGCAGATTTGAATTTAGGAAATCCGTTGTTTTTCTTACGGGATTTGCTAAAGCGGTTCTTGAAAGCGCTTTGTAAGTTTAGTTGTACATTCGCTAAAGCAAGACTGTCTACTTCCTTGAGATATAGATAATCCTTTTTGTATTTGGCAGGTGTTACAGTAACAAACTTACCTGTAGACTTGTAGCTCTCAATTTTATCGGAAAGCATAAGATTATAGAACTTGCGGCAACAGCCGAAGGTCTTGGCAAACATAACACTTTGTTCAGTTGTAGGATATGCTCTATACTTAATGGCTCTGTTTGTCATCTTTCTTACCTTGGGATTGTATATATTGCTTGATAATATCTACGGTAGCCCCGCCTGTGGTCAGCAGACAAAAACTCTGTGACCAGAACATCTCTTTCCAAAGAGATTTACGTATCTGAGGAAACTCTTTCTTGATAAGTCTGCTGCTTGCAGATTTATACGCATTAATAAATTTACTTATCTCTGTGTTAGGTTGTCCTCGGAATAGGATATGTACATGGTCAATATCATGATTCCATTCCTCTAACGTAATGTTATACGTAGGGGCAATCTTCTCAAATATTTCTTTGAGACGGCTTGAGATTTTGTCATCTATCACCTTGTTGCGGAACTTTACGCACATGATAAGGTGATAACGCATCATGAACACTGAATGATTATTATTATCTAATTTCATAATTATTATAGCCTTTATTATATATACGACTGATTTACAATTAGATTATAATATCATCAGATACAAAAGTCAAGAAACGCCGTGTTTATCGCAATTCATCCCGCTACCTATAGAGGTGGGGGATTTCTTGCTCACGGCGTGTTAAAATAATACTTCATCTACGATAAAATCTTCACTCTGGTCCTTTTCAAGAAACATAACCATGTAGATTGGAAGATATGTAATTTTTTTATCATGCTTAATATTGCAGTCAGCAAAGACAAAAGCTTCCTGCATCTCATATTGGTGATTAGCAACGCAATTGCTGATTGCAGAATGAACGGTGTAATCCTTACCACTTTTTACCTCTATTGGGTAGATGCTGCCTTTGTACTCAATTACAAAATCTAATTCTCCCAATCTGTTGGAATTGTAATAGTATAGTGAAAATCCTTTACTTCGCAGTTCCTGAGCAACAGCATTTTCAAATATCCCGCCGGCATTCATGTTGGGATTTTTGATTATAAGCATACGCTTGGTATCCATTCCATAAATAGATGTAAGCATTCCGACGTCAGACAAATATAGTTTGAAGAGACTTTGCTTTTCGCTGGATTTAAGAGGCTTTCTCGGTTCGGTGGCATTATAAACAGAATATGCTACACCTGCATTATTCAGCCACAAAAAAGAGCTTTGTACTCTTTCGAAATGCAATCCCTTTTTGATGTCAGAAACAATATATCTACGGTTTTGTTTAAGTAGCTCAGCCGGAATCAGATCATAAACATTTATGAGCTGAAGGCGCTTATCTTCGGCCTCGTATTTTGTAAAATCCATTTTATAAAGCTCAGCTATATCCTTGTGAATTTTTAAAACGGCATTAATATTATGTGTCTCGGCAAAAGTACTAACAGCGTCCGGCATACCACCAACAGCCAAATACTG
Coding sequences within it:
- a CDS encoding DUF4179 domain-containing protein, whose amino-acid sequence is MNDQIKEIYNSSMNELHFSGHTKEKMFRNISEQYSRQSGGMIMKASFRLKSAAIVAAACVLLVGGTALAASGIVSSIVSHNRIGSETTTYVDISKLENDINMDVLTVERFDNGFTFRSAEIFDMSDYSEDGAKMADASGLDITYSKDGLPDIYLDIEPVSTIRNDEDTSMETRMVGDVAVKYSLDEYLFLPPNMEGQVSQELLDRMENDDHFFISYGSDQEETQMITNLIFDVNGVHYCLMTFDTTLTVDELFDMAEELITEGK
- the tnpA gene encoding IS200/IS605 family transposase; its protein translation is MKLDNNNHSVFMMRYHLIMCVKFRNKVIDDKISSRLKEIFEKIAPTYNITLEEWNHDIDHVHILFRGQPNTEISKFINAYKSASSRLIKKEFPQIRKSLWKEMFWSQSFCLLTTGGATVDIIKQYIQSQGKKDDKQSH
- a CDS encoding RNA-guided endonuclease TnpB family protein, which translates into the protein MTNRAIKYRAYPTTEQSVMFAKTFGCCRKFYNLMLSDKIESYKSTGKFVTVTPAKYKKDYLYLKEVDSLALANVQLNLQSAFKNRFSKSRKKNNGFPKFKSAKRSRKSYTTNNQHGTVAITDNSIRLPKIGHVKTVIHRKPNDSWIVKSATVSQESDGKFYISVLFEIADSINTYVADTNNCIGLDYASDGLYVDNNGNVGTNHKYYRESHDKLAKSQRRLSRMQGSKKHEIKSNNYLKQLRKVNKIHRHIANQRLDNLHKISTEIANQYDVVCVESLNMKSMSNKGFGNGKATLDNGYGMFLSMLEYKLSERNKYLVKVDKWFPSSQICHCCGKIHPEMKNLTIRTMKCDCGLTISRDQNAAINILREGLRILNESFAVA
- a CDS encoding transposase, encoding MNDYQYEIITTLQYRVKNLQAQVDAFKNGSKYLQMDAQYKSMLHTEECHIHKLEVELSKAHAQTIDVRNKWWDTIEDVYKDHQKEIAAKDARIRALEKRIILVEQQRDAALDKVAEQRRELYEVKTELEEEQGKNLKLTAQINRDYENSSKPSSQSPNHKKISNSREKSGRRPGGQPGHKGHGRKKQAVSEPVIMLPPPEEVLEDPDFKKTGKVIRKQMINLRFFLDVNEYAAEVYYNSKTGERSHAQFPEGYINDVNYGGSVKALAFILNNECCVSIDKTIKLISDLTDGKLSISKGMVNGLSKEFSMKTNKEKKELFASLMQKPVLHTDNTNARSNGSSRFVFIVAAPDGTAQYYFRENKGHAGIKDTPVDLNQSAIFIHDHDTTFYNYGSGHQECIAHILRYCKDSIQNEPDRKWNKKMYKLLREMVHYRNGIDETTGFDEKTVMEFEERYDSILEEAREEYEYIPPSKYYREGYNLYRRMAKYRSSHLLFLHDIRVPHNNNMAERLLRAYKRKQHQVMSFRSDASIDYLCQSMSMLLSLRQDPESSVYDSVSKIFDRQKAGRST
- a CDS encoding sigma-70 family RNA polymerase sigma factor, with amino-acid sequence MEEKEARRILETYADMILRISYSYLRRTVDAEDICQNVILKYLSSHQRFDSREHEKAWIIRTTINACKDVKKSAFFVKTIGLDAVPERAIPEEPVSVLTEELKKLPANYRISIHLFYYEGYTIKEIAQILGKRETVVANYLSRGRRRLKEALSKDSRFSPKEGEAYE
- a CDS encoding AAA family ATPase encodes the protein MELKRKTSQVIKDWFSGDKKALLIKGARQVGKTYVIRSTLKELGNNYYEVNLIDSPEAIDILMNVKNVDELIMGLSTINDMPLIKGETVIFIDEVQKCKEMVTRIKFLVDEGSFKYILSGSLLGVELTNLESAPVGYLTTHEMFPLDFQEFLQITNITENVMAHLKKSFEDRTPVMDSIHEKLMTLFLQYLAVGGMPDAVSTFAETHNINAVLKIHKDIAELYKMDFTKYEAEDKRLQLINVYDLIPAELLKQNRRYIVSDIKKGLHFERVQSSFLWLNNAGVAYSVYNATEPRKPLKSSEKQSLFKLYLSDVGMLTSIYGMDTKRMLIIKNPNMNAGGIFENAVAQELRSKGFSLYYYNSNRLGELDFVIEYKGSIYPIEVKSGKDYTVHSAISNCVANHQYEMQEAFVFADCNIKHDKKITYLPIYMVMFLEKDQSEDFIVDEVLF